The Procambarus clarkii isolate CNS0578487 chromosome 76, FALCON_Pclarkii_2.0, whole genome shotgun sequence genome includes a window with the following:
- the LOC138357137 gene encoding piggyBac transposable element-derived protein 4-like — MDSDHEQGPSRKKIAKESRDKEKLSSVQEKYKRERLTPTLFQAVFDDLSGSSSEETDIGTDTDESSEHLETETADEDLGSDESEESEVETATRARRGTGARARARHTTRTPVPTDSDEGWCSDNTAPFVDNFTGTPGLTVPVPTTVLGFIQLFLTQKLLKYIAYETNLYASRSRARTGQKTKNRWEPVTVKEIARYLGLTILMGICPLQRLRMYWQTGRFWYLLCFNTFMTGKRFEMSARYFHVYNNKSIPQGQGVDKLIKVRSLMQYLLNRFKTIYIPNKNLSLNEGTMPWRGRLSFKTYNPNKPDKYGIKLCMLAEANSSYIYDFEIYSGVGKTIMISIIFSPKLSYNDGIQAD; from the coding sequence atggatagtgatcatgaacaaggcccttccaggaagaaaattgcgaaagaaagtcgTGATAAGGAGAAGCTAAGTAGTGTGCAGGAGAAGTACAAGCGAGAGAGACTAACTCCCACCTTGTTTCAGGCTGTATTTGACGACTTGTCTGGGTCATCTAGTGAGGAAACTGATATCGGTACTGATACTGATGAAAGTAGTGAACATTTAGAAACAGAGACGGCCGATGAAGATTTGGGTAGTGATGAAAGTGAGGAGTCTGAGGTTGAGACTGCCACTCGTGCACGGCGCGGTACTGGAGCTCGTGCCAGAGCCAGACATACCACACGTACCCCAGTACCAACAGATTCTGATGAAGGGTGGTGTAGTGACAATACTGCACCCTTTGTGGACAATTTTACAGgtacaccaggcttgactgttccTGTACCTACCACTGTTCTTGGTTTTATTCAACTCTTTCTGACTCAAAAATTGTTGAAATATATTGCCTATGAAACTAATTTGTATGCTTCCCGAAGTAGGGCACGTACTGGGCAAAAGACAAAGAACAGATGGGAACCAGTGACAGTGAAAGAAATTGCCAGATATTTGGGGCTGACGATCTTGATGGGTATATGCCCGTTGCAAAGACTTAGAATGTATTGGCAAACAGGCAGATTCTGGTACTTACTTTGTTTCAACACCTTTATGACTGGTAAACGATTTGAAATGAGTGCTAGATATTttcatgtttataacaataagtcCATACCACAAGGCCAAGGAGTTGACAAACTTATCAAAGTTCGCTCACTTATGCAATATCTCCTAAATAGATTCAAAACAATATACATTCCCAATAAAAATTTGAGTTTGAATGAAGGGACAATGCCATGGCGTGGCCGTCTATCTTTCAAGACCTATAATCCCAATAAACCAGATAAATATGGAATAAAGCTCTGCATGCTAGCTGAAGCCAACAGTAGCTACATTTATGATTTTGAAATTTATTCTGGAGTTGGGAAAACGATTATGATTTCAATAATATTTTCTCCTAAATTATCTTATAATGACGGTATACAAGCTGATTAA